A window from Gallus gallus isolate bGalGal1 chromosome 5, bGalGal1.mat.broiler.GRCg7b, whole genome shotgun sequence encodes these proteins:
- the LOC121111029 gene encoding peripheral-type benzodiazepine receptor-associated protein 1-like isoform X1, with product MSWARRPHRPIAVKATAPPAIMTWASTQYKRPLAHPATAFTVGTPSRQGREAVGATGSGAAVPADPRKESDFRWPLATAFGGRGSLQIRVAMLREAAKREQQLLANQLRCAWEKQQAQEEQRLKEREQWQRATETRQLLRWKEAELHATKELLQRECDAALRQARELQQLLAQELRSPHRSIWEARAKLQDVLSKLRWETDGEQPACIRHLQHQLELERRLFNQYIVGSWEGEPKLVDSHAAKDAHVQVPETAKEDLGLPGRRPSTNRGPGQLLADRLRSKWERERASKLQRLREQSQRQRETEIRQLLRAKEAQLRQMQERLQKQRNDTVRQAWHLQRQLVEELLRGDSSSGERRVQQEVQRQLCWKPRGEQAAHVLRLQRELQEQRRGFLQYILQHGEGQPPVSCNGARACHRAVAEVGVQAAEQQEACPPERTELQEQDALLLRELKDLQRQCSLLQEEICLLRSRSSQQMRQEVERCEDKRRTLSLLTKQLQEGVRQLKEASSTSSEASEKAEQVNQLQGRPLEKENGRKLEPHGNPEQECSNPQERLEESEVRLMAVCSLHSRRPPSSPPLIRRFLARHSYNPFEGPNEDPENELPLTAGQYVYISGDVDEDGWLLGELTDGTRGLVPSNLVEEVSDDDQDTTVPPELRDLLLDPDDEERPGSRSGGRR from the exons ATGAGCTGGGCCAGAAGGCCGCACCGTCCAATAGCAGTGAAGGCCACTGCCCCACCCGCCATTATGACCTGGGCCAGCACACAGTATAAAAGGCCGCTGGCGCACCCTGCCACGGCATTCACTGTCGGCACACCCTCGCGACAGGGACGAGAGGCAGTGGGCGCTACGGGGTCAGGGgcagctgtccctgcagaccCCAGGAAGGAGAGCGACTTTCGGTGGCCTTTGGCCACAGCTTTTGGAGGCCGAGGGTCTCTTCAGATCCGCGTGGCCATGCTGCGGGAGGCAGCAAAgcgggagcagcagctcctggccaaCCAACTGCGCTGTgcctgggagaagcagcaggcccaggaggAGCAGCGGCTGAAGGAGCGGGAGCAGTGGCAGCGGGCGACGGAGACGCGGCAGCTGCTGCGCTGGAAGGAGGCCGAGCTGCACGCCaccaaggagctgctgcagcgggAGTGCGATGCCGCCCTGCGCCAGGCtcgggagctgcagcagctgctggcccaGGAGCTGAGGAGCCCCCACAGGAGCATCTGGGAGGCCCGCGCCAAGCTGCAGGACGTCCTCAGCAAGCTGCGCTGGGAGACGGATGGTGAGCAGCCCGCCTGCATCCGCCACctccagcatcagctggagctggagaggaGGCTGTTCAACCAATACATcgtggggagctgggagggcgAGCCCAAGCTCGTGGACAGCCATGCTGCAAAGGACGCTCACGTCCAG GTGCCAGAGACGGCCAAGGAAGACCTGGGGCTCCCAGGCAGACGGCCCTCTACCAACCGGGGCCCGGGGCAGCTCCTGGCCGACCGCCTGCGCTCCAAGTGGGAGCGGGAGCGGGCGTCAAAGCTGCAGCGCCTGCGCGAGCAGAGCCAGAGGCAGCGGGAGACAGAGATCCGCCAACTGCTGCGGGCGAAGGAGGCCCAGCTCCGCCAGATGCAGGAGCGGCTGCAGAAGCAGCGCAATGACACCGTGCGCCAGGCATGGCATCTGCAGCggcagctggtggaggagctgctgaggggcGACAGCAGCAGCGGGGAGCGCAGAGTGCAGCAGGAAGTCCAGcggcagctctgctggaagcCCCGTGGAGAGCAGGCCGCCCACGTGCTGCGCCTCCAGCGGGAACTGCAGGAGCAAAGGAGAGGCTTCCTGCAGTACATCCTGCAGCACGGTGAGGGCCAGCCGCCCGTCTCCTGCAACGGGGCCAGGGCCTGCCATCGGGCTGTAGCAGAGGTGGGCgttcaggctgcagagcaaCAAGAGGCCTGCCCACCTGAGCGCacggagctgcaggagcaggacgCTCttctgctgagggagctgaaggACCTGCAGAGACAGTGCAGCCTCCTTCAAGAGGAGATCTGCCTGCTGAGGAGCAGAAGCTCTCAGCAGATGAGGCAGGAGGTGGAGCGGTGCGAGGACAAGAGGCGTACGCTCAGCCTCCTCaccaagcagctgcaggaaggagtcCGGCAGCTCAAGGAGGCCTCTTCCACATCCAGCGAGGCCTCAGAAAAGGCAGAGCAAGTCAACCAGCTACAGGGACGGCCTTTGGAAAAGGAGAATGGCAGAAAGCTGGAGCCGCACGGAAACCCAGagcaggaatgctccaaccCACAGGAGAGGTTGGAGGAGTCGGAAGTGCGGCTGATGGCAGTCTGCAGCCTGCATTCTCGCAGACCGCCATCATCACCACCACTAATTCGAAGATTCTTAGCTCGTCACAGCTACAATCCTTTTGAGGGCCCTAATGAGGACCCAGAAAACGAGCTTCCGCTGACTGCGGGACAATACGTTTACATCTCTGGAGACGTGGATGAGGATGGCTGGTTGCTGGGAGAGCTGACGGACGGCACAAGAGGACTGGTGCCTTCCAATCTGGTGGAAGAAGTTTCAGACGATGACCAGGACACAACCGTGCCTCCAGAGCTTCGTGATCTCCTGCTGGATCCCGATGATGAAGAGAGACCGGGCAGCAGGAGCGGTGGCAGAAGGTGA